The window AATTTTTTTATCTTTTCCTCTAAATGCCTTTAATCCTTCAAAAACTTCTTGTCCATAGTGCAAACAAGTGGCTGACATATGCATAGGTATTTGTTCCGAATTTGTAATCTCCAAATCACTCCATTTACCTTCACAATAATATGACCTTACATTGTAATCAGCTTTTACATAACCAAAAGACAACTCTGTCCAATTGATATTTCTCATATTATTACATTCTTCATATCTTAAACGTACCCTTCTCTTTTTTCTATTCTCGGATAGACAAACGCAAACTAAAACGTTTCGTATTACAAAGGTAATGTTTCACGTGTGATTTTATTATTATCTTTATAAAAATGTAAAATACATTTATGAGTGTCATTGATTTATTAAATAACGATTTCGAAACAAAATTTTCCTTCGAAATTTTACCTCCGCTAAAAGGCAATAATTTTTCTAAAGTGTGCGACATTATAGATAAACTACGTGAATTTATTCCGAAATATATCAATATTACTACACATCATAGTGAAAATATTTTCAAAGAAAATAATAATGGAACACTGACAAAAATTAATGTTCGCAAGCGTCCTGGTACAGTAGCTATAGCTGCTGCTATCCAGAATAAATATCATATTCCCGCTGTTCCCCATATTATCTGTAAAGGATTCACAAGAGAAGAAATAGAATATGCTTTGATTGATTTACAATATCTTGGTGTGACCGATCTATTACTCTTGCGAGGAGACGTCAATAAATTGGAGCAAGACAAAATTGATTCTAATAAAAGTCATGAACATACAACTGAATTGATTAAACAAGTAAATAACTTTAATCGAGGAATTGATTTATTGGGGAACCGTTTTGAAGAACCGGAAACACCTTTTTCTTTTGGTGTAGCTTGTTATCCAGAAAAACATGAAGAAGCTCCAAATATGGAATCAGATATCGCTTTCTTAAAACAGAAAATTGCTTTAGGTGCTGAATATATTGTTACCCAAATGTTTTTTGACAACCAGAAATATTTCGAATTTATATCTCGTTGCCATAGGGAAAATATTGCTATTCCTATCATTCCAGGAATCAAACCTATTATTTCACTTGACCAACTGACTGTTTTACCAAAAATATTTCGCATAGACCTTCCTGAAATATTGACAAACGAATTACGAAAATGTAAAACCAACGAATCAATCCAACAATTAGGTGTAGAATGGGGTATCCTCCAGTGCAAAGAACTAATCAATTCAGGTGTTCCAAGCTTGCATTTTTACACCTTTATGGCCACCGATAGTGTCCAAAAGATAGTAAAAGAAATATATTAGTCTATGTTTTTTAGAAATATTGTTGGGCAAACAATAATCAAGCAGCGATTAATTCAATCAGTAAAAGATGGTTTTATCCCTCATGCACAGCTGATCACCGGTAATCAGGGGACAGGTACACTTATTTTAGCTTTAGCATATATCCGTTATCTATATTGTACTAATCGGCAAGAAAAAGATGCATGTGGAACTTGCCCAAGTTGTCAGAAATTTGACAAACTTGTTCATCCTGATCTACATTTCATTTTTCCTATCATCAATAAAAAGAGAAGAGAAGATAAAAAAGAAGCTCTCTGCCATGATTTTCTCCCCGAATGGAGAAACTTTGTATTAACAACACCCTACGCAGATTTTACTTCTTGGCTCATAAACATTGGTGAAGAAAATGCTCAAGGTTTAATTTATGCAAGAGAAAGTGATGATATTATGCGTAAACTACGCTTCAAAGCTTATGAGGCTGATTATAAATCTGTGATTATTTGGTTACCGGAAAAAATGCACGAGACAGCAGCGAGTAGGTTACTAAAATTGCTTGAAGAACCTCCAGAAAAAACAGTTTTTCTTTTAGTATCTGAGGAACCTGACAAGATAATTGCAACCATTTGTTCAAGGATGCAAGTTATGGCTGTTCCACCTATTGCTGATCAAGATTTATTTCAAACTTTACAAGAAAAATATGATATTCCAGACCAAGATATTTGGCATGCAATACGTTTAGCAGAAGGAAGTTATGAAAAAGCAACAAAGATCTTATCCTCTGTAGAGGATAACGAGTCTTATTTGAATTTGTTTACAACAATTATGCGTAATTCATGGCAAAAAAACATCTTAAGTATAAAAG of the Candidatus Azobacteroides pseudotrichonymphae genomovar. CFP2 genome contains:
- a CDS encoding methylenetetrahydrofolate reductase; translation: MSVIDLLNNDFETKFSFEILPPLKGNNFSKVCDIIDKLREFIPKYINITTHHSENIFKENNNGTLTKINVRKRPGTVAIAAAIQNKYHIPAVPHIICKGFTREEIEYALIDLQYLGVTDLLLLRGDVNKLEQDKIDSNKSHEHTTELIKQVNNFNRGIDLLGNRFEEPETPFSFGVACYPEKHEEAPNMESDIAFLKQKIALGAEYIVTQMFFDNQKYFEFISRCHRENIAIPIIPGIKPIISLDQLTVLPKIFRIDLPEILTNELRKCKTNESIQQLGVEWGILQCKELINSGVPSLHFYTFMATDSVQKIVKEIY
- a CDS encoding ATP-binding protein — its product is MFFRNIVGQTIIKQRLIQSVKDGFIPHAQLITGNQGTGTLILALAYIRYLYCTNRQEKDACGTCPSCQKFDKLVHPDLHFIFPIINKKRREDKKEALCHDFLPEWRNFVLTTPYADFTSWLINIGEENAQGLIYARESDDIMRKLRFKAYEADYKSVIIWLPEKMHETAASRLLKLLEEPPEKTVFLLVSEEPDKIIATICSRMQVMAVPPIADQDLFQTLQEKYDIPDQDIWHAIRLAEGSYEKATKILSSVEDNESYLNLFTTIMRNSWQKNILSIKVETDKFTSMSRAQQKKFLMYAQQMIRENFLYRLNELKINFMNHKENEFAIKFHPYVNETNVIKFMEEFSLAEQHIESNINPRMVFFDLSMKIIALLNNN